From one Candidatus Eisenbacteria bacterium genomic stretch:
- a CDS encoding class I SAM-dependent methyltransferase: MTDYYSEKLSAERLRAVYDLAPPRTKAYLEAEIDLVLERISPGMIALELGCGYGRVLKRLVDKVRVAVGIDTSVTSLQMARDFVGAFPSLHLAAMNAAGMGLGGRAFDITICIQNGISAFHVDRRKLFAEAVRVTKPGGTVLFSSYSPKFWNHRLEWFEIQAAHGLVGEIDCQRTGNGVIVAKDGFTGTAVGDAEFETLAVSVGQRANIMEVDNSSLFCEITVA, translated from the coding sequence GTGACCGACTACTACTCCGAGAAGCTGTCTGCCGAGCGCCTGCGAGCGGTGTACGATCTTGCGCCACCCAGAACCAAGGCGTATCTGGAGGCCGAGATAGACCTTGTTCTTGAAAGGATTTCTCCGGGTATGATCGCCTTGGAGCTTGGGTGCGGGTACGGCAGAGTTCTCAAGCGACTCGTCGACAAGGTGCGCGTCGCAGTGGGGATCGACACTTCGGTCACGAGTCTGCAAATGGCTCGGGACTTTGTGGGTGCGTTTCCGTCCCTGCACCTTGCGGCCATGAATGCCGCCGGCATGGGATTGGGCGGTCGCGCGTTCGACATCACAATCTGCATCCAGAACGGAATCTCGGCGTTCCACGTCGACAGACGGAAGCTCTTTGCGGAGGCGGTTCGCGTGACGAAACCGGGTGGCACCGTGCTGTTCTCAAGTTATTCGCCAAAATTCTGGAATCACAGGTTGGAGTGGTTCGAAATTCAGGCCGCCCACGGTCTCGTGGGTGAGATTGACTGCCAAAGGACCGGCAACGGCGTCATCGTCGCCAAGGACGGTTTCACTGGAACGGCCGTTGGTGACGCTGAATTCGAGACCCTGGCGGTGAGTGTCGGTCAGAGGGCAAACATCATGGAGGTGGACAACTCAAGCCTGTTCTGCGAGATTACTGTGGCTTGA
- a CDS encoding sugar ABC transporter permease produces the protein MFLSRFTSDRRLFPYTLVLPTAIVMLIVVLYPLIYNFILAFKNMSMYHFQDSTFVGFRQFAEVFGQRELYWVFGKTVVWTVVNVFFHVTIGVTIALILNGRIYGGGIFRSLLILPWAVPQYISALTWKGMFNHEYGSVNLILMKVFHHAPIPWFSDATWAFVAPIITNVWLGFPFMMIVALGGLQSIPHELYEAADLDGAGALGKLRNVTIPLLRPILAPAVVLGTIWTFNNMNVIWLVTGGGLPADKTHILVTYIYKAAFTYYRYSYAAAFSVIVFFLLLGFVFASMRYFKITESAFE, from the coding sequence GTGTTCCTGTCACGCTTTACCAGCGACAGAAGGCTTTTTCCCTACACGCTCGTTCTACCCACCGCTATTGTGATGCTCATAGTGGTACTTTACCCGCTCATCTACAACTTCATCCTCGCTTTCAAGAACATGAGCATGTACCACTTCCAGGATTCCACGTTTGTAGGATTTCGACAATTCGCCGAAGTCTTCGGCCAGAGAGAACTGTACTGGGTATTCGGCAAAACTGTCGTGTGGACCGTCGTGAACGTGTTCTTCCACGTGACCATCGGAGTCACCATTGCTTTGATTCTCAACGGGAGAATTTACGGTGGTGGAATTTTCCGTTCGCTTCTCATTCTTCCGTGGGCGGTCCCGCAGTACATAAGCGCACTCACGTGGAAGGGGATGTTCAACCACGAGTACGGGTCGGTCAACCTTATCTTGATGAAGGTGTTTCATCACGCTCCGATTCCATGGTTTTCCGACGCCACGTGGGCCTTCGTCGCGCCGATTATCACAAACGTGTGGTTGGGTTTTCCGTTCATGATGATCGTGGCGCTGGGTGGACTGCAGAGCATTCCGCACGAACTCTACGAAGCCGCGGACCTTGACGGAGCGGGGGCCCTGGGAAAACTTAGGAACGTGACGATTCCCCTGCTCAGACCGATTCTCGCACCCGCGGTCGTCCTTGGAACCATCTGGACGTTCAACAACATGAACGTCATCTGGTTGGTGACGGGCGGCGGCCTGCCGGCCGATAAGACTCACATACTTGTGACGTACATCTACAAGGCCGCTTTCACCTATTACCGGTACAGCTACGCCGCGGCCTTCTCGGTAATTGTGTTCTTCCTGCTTCTTGGGTTTGTGTTTGCCTCCATGAGATATTTCAAGATAACGGAGTCGGCGTTCGAATGA
- a CDS encoding nitroreductase family protein, whose amino-acid sequence MARNSVIETMLNRKSIRSYKDEAPSDEKIEAIVRAGQQAPFASQLYSVLLSRKKGIPLGAPLLFTICLDVHKLELIMARRNWRFVMNDADVLILGIQDAALMAENMVIAAESLGLGSCFLGAAPHMADRIARDYRLPKRVFPLVQLTMGYPAEDPTPRPRYPMDFVLFEDAYPELSDEVIGRAMKEMDEGYLAQDYYRGGKNMLPLEGNREETYTFDNYGWTEHVSRKWGQWHPSSKEVLEQLSKRGFNIPGRERTDEKP is encoded by the coding sequence GTGGCAAGGAACTCAGTGATTGAAACGATGCTCAACCGGAAATCTATTCGTAGCTACAAGGACGAGGCACCGTCCGATGAGAAGATAGAGGCGATCGTGCGCGCAGGGCAACAGGCCCCCTTTGCCTCTCAACTCTACAGCGTCCTGTTGTCGCGAAAGAAGGGAATTCCGTTGGGCGCGCCTTTGCTATTCACGATTTGCCTCGACGTTCACAAGCTCGAGCTCATCATGGCCCGTCGCAACTGGCGATTTGTGATGAATGACGCGGACGTCTTGATACTGGGGATTCAAGACGCGGCTCTGATGGCCGAAAACATGGTCATTGCTGCGGAGAGCCTCGGGTTGGGGAGTTGCTTTCTGGGGGCGGCCCCGCACATGGCGGATCGAATCGCCAGAGATTACCGCCTGCCCAAACGAGTGTTTCCGCTTGTGCAGCTCACGATGGGTTATCCCGCGGAAGACCCGACGCCCCGGCCGCGATACCCGATGGACTTCGTTCTCTTCGAGGACGCCTACCCCGAACTCAGCGACGAAGTGATTGGGCGGGCAATGAAGGAAATGGATGAGGGATATCTGGCGCAAGACTACTACCGCGGGGGCAAGAACATGCTGCCACTGGAGGGAAACCGCGAGGAAACGTACACCTTTGACAACTACGGGTGGACGGAGCATGTATCACGGAAATGGGGGCAGTGGCACCCGTCGTCCAAGGAAGTGTTGGAGCAATTGTCGAAGCGTGGTTTCAACATCCCGGGTCGCGAGAGAACGGACGAGAAGCCGTAG
- a CDS encoding glycogen-binding domain-containing protein — MKRSSFGIHAPALGSYRPVVLFVFCLVLLVSGCAVMRAIRTRIPKPHPTPTGVIFQYEAPAARQVNLAGSFNNWGGTQGGGRFDPNIDPMSSDEKGIWSIYVPLPPGRYQYKFVVDQVRWEKDPNNPDIENETGYQNTFLVVPEGIKYDVPYLSLAASLENAGTRAAPKGSEVEFTLSAPDAKSVYLAGDFNNWAGDKDGMKKGQDGIWRIKIAIPAGKHEYKFVVDGQWNVDPDNPNKVADPYGGFNSVIDVSE, encoded by the coding sequence GTGAAGAGAAGTAGCTTTGGAATCCACGCGCCTGCTCTCGGTTCTTATCGCCCCGTCGTTCTGTTCGTCTTCTGCCTGGTTCTTCTTGTCTCCGGCTGCGCCGTGATGAGAGCAATAAGAACCAGGATACCCAAGCCGCACCCCACTCCCACGGGAGTCATCTTTCAGTACGAGGCGCCCGCCGCGCGCCAGGTCAATCTTGCCGGAAGCTTCAACAACTGGGGAGGGACGCAGGGTGGCGGCAGGTTTGATCCCAACATTGACCCGATGTCGTCGGACGAAAAGGGAATCTGGAGCATCTACGTTCCTCTTCCACCGGGAAGGTATCAGTACAAGTTTGTAGTAGATCAGGTGAGATGGGAGAAGGATCCAAACAATCCAGACATAGAGAATGAAACTGGTTATCAGAACACGTTCCTTGTGGTGCCCGAAGGCATCAAGTACGACGTGCCCTACCTTTCTCTCGCTGCCTCTCTCGAGAACGCTGGGACGAGAGCCGCGCCTAAGGGAAGTGAAGTTGAATTCACCTTGAGCGCGCCGGACGCCAAATCCGTGTATTTGGCCGGTGATTTCAATAATTGGGCTGGTGACAAGGACGGGATGAAGAAGGGCCAAGACGGAATCTGGAGAATCAAGATCGCCATCCCTGCGGGAAAGCATGAGTACAAGTTTGTTGTGGACGGGCAGTGGAACGTGGATCCCGATAACCCCAACAAGGTTGCCGACCCGTACGGCGGCTTCAACTCCGTCATAGATGTCAGCGAGTAA
- a CDS encoding isoprenylcysteine carboxylmethyltransferase family protein, producing MGLSVIRWVVVILFGASEMTMAFLKRANRKEAEVKDRGSMPLLWIVIVLSLMLAIGSEWVTVARMHITALLYYALTIGLTIVGLTIRWYSIITLGRLFTVDVAIQRNHELIERGPYKYVRHPSYTGLLIAFVGLGVFFANWLSILFLVVPITFAILNRIVKEEKALREALGPSYSAYCARTKRLIPGLW from the coding sequence ATGGGCCTGAGTGTCATCAGATGGGTGGTGGTCATTCTATTCGGTGCCTCGGAAATGACCATGGCATTCTTGAAGCGCGCAAATCGAAAAGAAGCAGAAGTGAAGGATCGAGGATCAATGCCTCTGCTCTGGATTGTAATAGTCTTGTCTCTGATGCTGGCCATCGGGTCCGAGTGGGTGACGGTCGCGCGTATGCATATCACGGCACTGTTGTACTATGCGCTTACAATAGGTCTCACAATCGTGGGGCTGACGATTCGCTGGTATTCCATTATCACACTGGGTCGCCTATTCACCGTTGACGTGGCTATCCAGAGAAATCACGAACTGATAGAGAGAGGACCATACAAATATGTTCGACACCCATCCTATACGGGTCTGCTAATAGCATTCGTCGGCCTGGGCGTTTTCTTTGCGAATTGGCTCAGCATCTTGTTCCTCGTGGTACCAATCACGTTCGCAATATTGAATCGAATCGTCAAGGAAGAAAAGGCACTCCGCGAGGCGCTGGGCCCTTCATATTCGGCTTACTGTGCACGGACCAAGAGATTGATCCCCGGGTTATGGTAG
- a CDS encoding sugar ABC transporter permease, whose product MKSTRITRRRSASSGARIKTIVAHVVLVCITLATLYPILQIVGISLRPADRLYSTSLRLIPEDATGHAYYSILFEKEFPLWLRNSAIVSGIVTLIGVFLAATAGYAFSRFKFVARKSGLYSLLIAQMFPATMLLLPLYVLMKGLQLLDSLGGLAIAYVVTALPFCVWTMKGYYDTIPKELEEAALIDGASYWRAFRTVVLPLAAPALAITAIFSFMAAWSEFMVARVIINTRTLYTLPLGLESLSSTFQTEWANYAAGSVLVSLPVVILFLFLNRYFVSGLTLGGVKQ is encoded by the coding sequence ATGAAATCCACGCGAATTACCAGGAGAAGGTCTGCATCAAGCGGAGCGAGGATAAAGACGATCGTCGCGCACGTCGTGCTTGTTTGCATTACTCTTGCGACGCTTTATCCGATACTTCAGATAGTCGGGATCTCCTTGCGGCCTGCTGACAGACTTTACTCCACGTCGCTTCGGTTGATCCCTGAGGACGCCACGGGCCATGCCTACTATTCCATTCTCTTTGAGAAGGAATTTCCTCTGTGGCTCAGAAACAGCGCCATCGTCTCGGGCATTGTGACTCTGATCGGTGTTTTCCTCGCGGCTACGGCGGGGTACGCCTTTTCTCGCTTCAAGTTCGTCGCGAGAAAGTCCGGCCTTTACTCGCTTCTCATTGCCCAGATGTTTCCGGCAACAATGTTGCTTCTTCCCCTTTACGTCCTCATGAAGGGACTTCAACTTCTTGACTCGCTGGGGGGCCTTGCGATCGCCTACGTGGTCACGGCACTTCCTTTCTGCGTGTGGACCATGAAAGGCTACTATGACACAATTCCGAAGGAACTCGAGGAAGCCGCTCTCATAGACGGAGCCTCGTACTGGAGAGCCTTCCGAACGGTGGTTCTTCCGCTCGCGGCGCCTGCCCTGGCGATAACGGCAATCTTCTCCTTCATGGCGGCCTGGTCGGAGTTCATGGTGGCCAGGGTCATCATCAACACGAGAACTCTCTATACGCTTCCTCTTGGACTCGAAAGCCTAAGCAGCACCTTCCAGACAGAGTGGGCCAATTATGCCGCGGGAAGCGTGCTCGTGTCCCTGCCGGTGGTTATACTGTTTCTCTTCCTCAACCGATACTTCGTCTCCGGCCTGACGTTGGGCGGGGTGAAGCAGTAG
- a CDS encoding MBL fold metallo-hydrolase codes for MKIKFLGATRQVTGSCHFLDVEGVKILIDCGMFQERDYSYRNWERFPVPPEQIEYVLLTHVHLDHSGLVPKLVREGFAGKILLTSASGEMLPIVLMDSARIQEEDAAFKKKRHAKESRKGPYPEIPLYTVHDVDKCLPLLRPVSYGDYVPLNDRVKVCFHDAGHILGSAMIEVVAQNENGARSIVFSGDVGQYDKPLLNDPTTFKRADYVVMESTYGNRDHEDPQHVDKKLCDIVVDTVKTGGNVLIPTFAIERAQELLYYFGRLAREHCMPYIRIFLDSPMAVEITRVFEHYEKCLDEETRALFKNGGSPFEFPELRLVESTEESKAIDQFKKPAVIMSGSGMITGGRIKHHLARNITNPKATLLFVGYQAAGTLGRMLLDGVSPVRIHGQSYPVRVRIEKIEGFSAHAGMSDFKRWLDGFASPPRRVFLVHGEDDAISSLAHGIGTREGWQVSIPQYLEEYEI; via the coding sequence ATGAAGATAAAATTCCTGGGTGCGACGCGTCAAGTAACCGGATCATGTCACTTCTTGGACGTCGAGGGAGTCAAGATCCTCATCGATTGCGGAATGTTCCAGGAGCGGGACTATTCGTACAGAAACTGGGAGCGCTTTCCAGTACCTCCCGAGCAGATCGAGTACGTTCTCCTGACTCACGTTCACCTGGACCATTCCGGCCTTGTGCCGAAGCTCGTCAGGGAAGGCTTTGCCGGCAAGATTCTTCTGACCTCCGCCTCCGGAGAGATGCTTCCGATCGTACTGATGGACTCCGCCAGGATTCAGGAAGAAGACGCCGCATTCAAGAAGAAACGGCATGCGAAAGAGAGTAGAAAAGGCCCCTACCCGGAAATTCCTCTATACACCGTCCACGACGTCGACAAGTGTCTTCCCCTGCTCAGGCCGGTTTCCTACGGAGATTACGTTCCGCTCAACGACAGGGTCAAGGTCTGTTTCCACGACGCCGGCCACATTCTCGGCTCGGCCATGATCGAAGTAGTCGCACAAAACGAGAACGGGGCGCGGAGCATCGTCTTTTCCGGGGACGTCGGCCAGTACGACAAACCTCTCCTCAACGATCCCACCACATTCAAGCGAGCCGACTACGTTGTGATGGAGTCCACTTACGGAAATCGTGACCACGAAGACCCGCAACACGTGGACAAGAAACTGTGTGACATCGTTGTCGACACGGTGAAGACAGGCGGAAACGTTCTCATTCCCACTTTTGCCATCGAGCGCGCCCAGGAGCTTCTCTACTACTTCGGCCGCTTGGCGCGCGAGCACTGCATGCCTTACATCCGAATCTTCCTCGATAGCCCCATGGCCGTGGAAATCACCAGGGTCTTCGAGCACTACGAGAAATGTCTCGACGAGGAGACACGTGCGCTCTTCAAGAACGGTGGGTCTCCCTTCGAGTTTCCCGAGCTGAGGCTCGTTGAATCGACGGAAGAATCGAAGGCCATAGACCAGTTCAAGAAGCCGGCGGTCATCATGTCCGGCTCGGGAATGATCACGGGCGGTCGCATCAAGCATCACCTCGCAAGAAACATCACCAATCCCAAAGCCACGTTGCTCTTCGTTGGATACCAGGCCGCGGGAACGCTCGGGCGCATGTTACTTGACGGCGTCTCGCCGGTGCGGATACACGGACAATCCTATCCTGTCCGCGTCAGGATAGAAAAGATCGAAGGATTCTCTGCTCACGCGGGCATGAGTGACTTCAAGCGCTGGCTGGACGGCTTCGCGTCTCCGCCGCGGCGTGTCTTCCTGGTCCATGGTGAAGACGACGCCATCTCGAGCCTGGCGCACGGCATCGGTACGAGAGAAGGCTGGCAAGTAAGTATTCCGCAGTACCTGGAAGAGTACGAGATATAG
- a CDS encoding extracellular solute-binding protein: MKSVRFLRVFLCVLAAVLAVPAVLYLAGGCAKKEEKGIAVWEQMDPEEQKLLDARIAVFQKTHPDVPITRLHFETELLRTQYQTAALAGGGPALVFGPSDQIGPFSVMKLVRPLDELFGAAFFAQFIEGSLDTLDGHIYAVPDQVGNHLALAYNKKFVKRPPATSDELIAFAKQNTVDENHDGVTDRYGLVFNAVEPFWLVPFLGGFGGWVMDKNNNPTLDSPAMTKALAFVRDLRIKYRVMPTECDYQQAETLFKEGKAAMIINGPWSWGGYISAGIDVGLTPIPRMSETGLWPTPMVSSKGYSVNVNCPEKKLPIVKELVDFLTSTENQVESATKIKMLPARKAAAESLLARGDPFLETSLAQVKLGRRMPVVPEMRAIWDSMRPSYQNVLNNEITPQEAANKMQKAAVEAITKMKE; this comes from the coding sequence ATGAAGTCCGTGCGATTTCTCCGCGTATTCTTGTGCGTTCTTGCGGCTGTTCTTGCCGTGCCGGCCGTGCTTTACCTCGCGGGCGGCTGTGCCAAGAAAGAGGAAAAGGGAATAGCGGTCTGGGAGCAGATGGACCCCGAGGAGCAGAAGCTTCTAGACGCCAGGATCGCGGTTTTCCAGAAAACTCACCCCGATGTGCCCATCACAAGACTCCATTTCGAGACCGAGCTACTCAGAACGCAGTATCAGACGGCGGCCTTGGCCGGCGGTGGCCCCGCCCTTGTCTTTGGCCCGTCGGATCAGATCGGGCCGTTCTCAGTCATGAAACTAGTCCGCCCGCTGGACGAACTCTTCGGCGCCGCCTTTTTCGCCCAGTTCATAGAGGGGAGCCTGGACACCCTGGACGGGCACATCTACGCCGTTCCAGACCAGGTTGGCAATCATCTTGCCCTCGCGTACAACAAGAAATTTGTGAAGAGACCGCCTGCTACCAGCGATGAGCTCATCGCCTTCGCCAAGCAGAACACTGTTGACGAGAATCACGACGGCGTCACTGATAGGTACGGCCTCGTATTTAACGCTGTCGAACCCTTCTGGCTGGTGCCTTTCCTTGGTGGCTTCGGCGGTTGGGTAATGGACAAGAACAACAATCCGACGCTTGATTCTCCTGCCATGACAAAGGCGCTCGCGTTCGTGAGAGACTTGCGGATAAAGTACCGCGTCATGCCTACAGAATGCGACTACCAGCAGGCCGAAACGCTTTTCAAAGAGGGGAAAGCTGCAATGATAATAAACGGCCCGTGGTCCTGGGGAGGGTACATCTCCGCAGGTATTGACGTAGGGCTGACGCCGATACCCAGGATGTCGGAGACAGGACTCTGGCCGACGCCTATGGTCTCGTCAAAAGGATACTCCGTGAATGTGAACTGTCCCGAGAAGAAGCTTCCAATTGTGAAAGAGCTCGTCGATTTTCTTACGTCCACCGAGAATCAGGTCGAAAGCGCGACGAAGATCAAGATGCTGCCCGCGAGGAAGGCGGCGGCTGAAAGCCTGCTCGCCAGGGGCGATCCGTTTCTTGAAACGTCTCTGGCTCAGGTCAAACTGGGCCGCAGGATGCCCGTGGTGCCCGAGATGAGAGCGATCTGGGACAGCATGCGTCCCTCGTATCAGAATGTCCTGAACAACGAGATAACGCCGCAAGAGGCCGCGAACAAGATGCAGAAGGCCGCAGTCGAGGCGATCACCAAGATGAAGGAGTAG
- a CDS encoding zinc-dependent peptidase, whose protein sequence is MFETRKKRRERLLRTPLSPEWLAIVERRVPYYRILPPRDRLELQGLVQVFLAEKHFEGCEGLDITDEIRLTIAAQACILLLRRKTAFYPSLISILVYPRAYVAPMRRRGPGGIVSEGLDTLAGQTWDKGSLVLSWDDVVRGASDIHDGRNVVFHEFAHQLDNEAGVADGAPLLPAPSMYAAWARILGKEYGALVDNIEQDRPTLLDSYAATSPAEFFAVATEFFFEKSVELKTRHPRLYAELKIFYEQDPASLAAAAQQNEADP, encoded by the coding sequence ATGTTTGAAACCAGGAAAAAACGACGAGAACGACTGCTGAGAACGCCTCTTTCCCCCGAGTGGCTCGCGATTGTGGAACGGCGCGTCCCGTACTATCGAATACTCCCTCCGCGGGACCGGCTCGAGCTTCAAGGGCTAGTCCAGGTCTTTCTGGCCGAGAAGCACTTCGAGGGATGCGAAGGTCTCGATATAACGGACGAGATCCGCCTTACAATCGCGGCTCAGGCATGCATCCTTCTGCTCAGACGAAAGACTGCTTTCTATCCGTCACTAATCTCTATTCTTGTATACCCGCGCGCATACGTTGCGCCCATGCGCAGGCGCGGACCGGGAGGAATCGTGTCGGAGGGCCTCGACACTCTCGCAGGTCAGACGTGGGACAAGGGGTCTCTGGTTCTTTCGTGGGACGACGTCGTACGAGGCGCTTCAGACATCCACGACGGCCGCAACGTTGTGTTTCACGAGTTTGCACACCAGCTCGATAACGAGGCGGGCGTGGCAGACGGGGCGCCTCTCCTGCCGGCTCCTTCCATGTATGCGGCGTGGGCGCGCATTCTGGGGAAGGAGTACGGGGCGCTCGTGGACAACATTGAACAGGACAGGCCGACGCTGCTCGACAGCTATGCGGCGACGAGTCCGGCCGAGTTCTTCGCGGTGGCTACTGAATTCTTCTTTGAAAAGTCTGTCGAGCTCAAGACGAGACATCCGCGACTGTACGCGGAGCTCAAGATTTTCTATGAGCAGGATCCGGCGTCGCTCGCCGCGGCCGCTCAACAAAACGAAGCCGACCCTTGA
- a CDS encoding glycogen-binding domain-containing protein: MKKRTRRSREKANKRSGKTRGKKPHRKSGMRSGGELPGSPMPGGPFPVGFLLALVIVLAVVPYCTAAVQKTALGYEFTYEDPGAASVSVAGGFNNWSTTTNPMTKDGKGVWGVAMALGPGKYEYKFVVNGSSWIADPDNPIVVGDNGNSQIEIDAEGNLVEKPTVRKFSNTSLGSRVAINGYFRATYPAQSDVAGDERLRLTRPEHEFNMDVNVKASDNVGGSVRIQFDTGTGTLQETQGSIYSGHLNLLTSAFDIKGYYNEELLSFDEPLELLGHEDLRGTIREEHLDYGRGTQGAVFTAHGLGVEGTMMYTDVYDFDRFNNPSTYDDTGTDVMGARLTKELRSGLVRAGLSWLRLQNGWWVDFVSGANGSADIDSFKLATGSSSDWFELGTADQTLATDVRFMLPRKLRCTVEYAYWSWSAAWDVGNKERLEGTSTANGSIDVPIGEDSGHRVKALLERDVNDNLKLSISHEIQRYKAMKAGDLYVDFRRAPFADPSVNTFTGIGSISGFSVAELPLLPERNNDITELDLGFVFKNLSGLIEVDRTRMERAYSVADSVSPTVPSTQTNERWRVAPGFSLGLLGGRLTLGLDYEYIQNNPEGQFFSSFSISDQLYASQCYDTRELIVSGKLELTQRVATVWDVRRMVYAANKGQEPSPEDSYVSPYVALVYAPSPSIELRLGYHVNPVYYKDAPLEGRGNGRQIWRDAYMWEHGVDVFAAERALSDVTMITLMGVINF, encoded by the coding sequence ATGAAGAAGCGGACACGGCGGTCAAGAGAAAAGGCGAACAAGAGGTCCGGCAAAACGAGGGGCAAGAAACCGCATAGAAAGTCCGGGATGAGGTCGGGCGGGGAGTTGCCAGGAAGCCCCATGCCCGGAGGACCCTTTCCCGTAGGTTTTCTTCTCGCTTTGGTCATCGTCCTTGCGGTGGTCCCTTACTGTACCGCCGCCGTCCAGAAGACGGCGCTCGGGTACGAGTTCACGTACGAAGACCCGGGTGCGGCAAGCGTCAGTGTGGCCGGCGGATTCAACAATTGGAGTACCACCACCAATCCCATGACGAAGGACGGCAAGGGAGTCTGGGGGGTCGCCATGGCTCTGGGTCCCGGCAAGTACGAGTACAAGTTCGTCGTCAACGGCAGTAGCTGGATAGCAGATCCCGACAATCCCATCGTGGTTGGAGACAACGGGAACTCTCAAATCGAAATAGACGCGGAAGGCAACCTGGTCGAGAAACCCACCGTGCGCAAGTTCTCGAACACCTCGTTGGGGTCAAGAGTTGCAATAAACGGTTACTTCAGAGCTACATATCCCGCGCAATCTGATGTTGCCGGCGATGAACGACTCAGACTCACGAGGCCGGAGCACGAGTTCAACATGGACGTCAACGTGAAAGCGAGTGACAACGTCGGCGGGTCGGTGCGAATCCAATTCGACACGGGCACGGGAACACTCCAGGAAACGCAGGGAAGCATCTATTCCGGCCACCTGAATCTTCTGACCTCTGCCTTCGACATCAAGGGATACTACAACGAGGAACTTCTCAGCTTTGATGAACCTCTCGAGCTGCTGGGCCACGAGGACCTGAGGGGAACGATCAGGGAGGAGCACTTGGACTACGGCCGCGGCACTCAGGGCGCCGTTTTCACGGCGCACGGATTGGGTGTCGAAGGCACCATGATGTACACCGACGTTTACGATTTTGACCGATTCAACAATCCTTCTACGTACGACGACACCGGCACGGACGTTATGGGCGCGAGGTTGACGAAGGAGCTGAGATCCGGCCTGGTTCGCGCTGGTCTGAGCTGGCTTCGCCTACAGAACGGCTGGTGGGTGGATTTTGTGAGCGGTGCCAACGGCAGCGCGGACATAGATTCTTTCAAACTGGCGACCGGTTCCTCCAGTGACTGGTTCGAACTCGGCACCGCCGATCAGACACTCGCCACCGACGTTCGATTCATGCTGCCCAGAAAGCTGCGTTGCACCGTCGAATATGCCTACTGGAGTTGGAGCGCCGCATGGGACGTGGGAAACAAGGAGAGGCTCGAGGGAACAAGCACGGCCAACGGCTCCATCGACGTTCCGATCGGCGAAGACTCGGGCCACCGGGTCAAGGCGCTTCTCGAGAGAGACGTCAACGACAATCTCAAGCTCTCGATCAGCCACGAGATCCAACGATACAAGGCGATGAAGGCGGGCGATCTCTACGTTGACTTTCGTCGCGCGCCGTTCGCGGATCCCTCCGTGAATACGTTCACAGGAATCGGCTCGATTTCCGGTTTCTCGGTCGCAGAGCTTCCGCTTTTGCCCGAGAGAAACAACGACATTACCGAGCTGGATCTTGGCTTCGTGTTCAAGAATCTCAGCGGCCTGATAGAGGTTGATAGAACCAGGATGGAGCGCGCCTATTCCGTGGCAGATTCGGTTTCTCCGACGGTTCCTTCCACTCAGACCAACGAGCGATGGAGAGTGGCGCCGGGGTTTTCTCTCGGGCTTTTGGGCGGGAGGCTCACCCTGGGACTCGACTACGAATACATCCAGAATAATCCGGAGGGGCAGTTCTTCTCGAGCTTTTCCATCTCGGACCAATTGTATGCGTCACAATGCTATGATACTCGAGAGCTCATCGTCTCGGGAAAATTGGAACTGACGCAGCGTGTGGCGACGGTGTGGGATGTGAGGAGGATGGTCTACGCGGCGAACAAAGGCCAAGAGCCGTCGCCGGAGGATTCCTATGTTTCCCCATACGTGGCTTTGGTCTACGCTCCGAGCCCCAGCATAGAGCTGCGATTGGGATACCACGTGAATCCGGTCTACTATAAGGACGCTCCTCTGGAGGGCCGCGGAAACGGCAGACAGATCTGGCGTGACGCTTACATGTGGGAGCATGGCGTGGACGTGTTTGCCGCCGAGCGAGCCTTGAGCGACGTCACAATGATAACCCTCATGGGTGTCATAAACTTCTAG